Sequence from the Tenrec ecaudatus isolate mTenEca1 chromosome 6, mTenEca1.hap1, whole genome shotgun sequence genome:
CCGGTTGTGGAACATGGAGTTCCGGTAGGTGAGGGTGCGGACCTCGTCCTTCAGCATCTCCTCGTGGATGCCAAAGTGGGCGTAGGAGTCGAAGTAGTAATCCTTGGACGTCATGTCCTCAGCGTTGGGCTTCTCGCTGCTCTCCGCCTGGCCACAGGAGACCTCCATGATGCAGTTCACGGCCTCGGCTGCCGCCATCTTCACCCGCAGCTAGTCCTCCTTCGGCCGCCGAGACCCCCCCTTTatgatagagttttatataaagggtaagtatatgagtttctgtggatttgtttccctagtttacccagactaacacactgataaGGAAAGATTCAGACAGGATGCTGAAAGGGGAAGCAACTGCAAGTCTAGAAATTCTAAAGCTACCATGGTGAGAATCAGAGCACAAAATAAAGCATGTCATGAAAGGCTATCACGAAAGTTTGTTAGTCGTGTTAAGGGTCATACTAGTGATTGATAAGACATATGTGGGAAGAGGAATAATAGAGGCTTTAGGGAGAAATCCCAAGTTTCTGGATAAAAGAAACAGGGTGGCCTTTTGCCTTGGAGAGAGCCTGGAAACAAGATGGGTCACCAGCAGCTCTACTGGAGCCACCCGCGAAAATTCGGCCAGGGTTCCCGTTCTTGCCGCGTGTGCTCAAACCGGCACGGTCTGATCCGGAAGTACGGCCTCAATATGTGCCGTCAGTGTTTCCGTCAGTACGCGAAGGACATCGGCTTCATCAAGCTGGACTAAGTTGTCTTTGGATGGACAATCCAACACCGCcatccaaaagaagaaacaatgccAACTATTTgtccataaaataaaaaaaattcaagtctgaaaaaaaaaaaaaaagaaagaaagaaacagggtGACTTAGCTGAGATGGCAAACACTGGAGGAGCAGCACTTGGGGACCAGGAGACAGTGAACTTGGCTTTCAATGAGCTGACTGTTAAAAGTCTCAAAAGTTTTTACTTGAATAGGTCCAATAGGTAGGCGGGTCTACCAGTCTGGAGGTGGGTTGGGAATAGAAATGGAGATTCGGAAATCACTACACAATGTAGATTATTCCCTCACCCTCCACCTTTAAGATGACATCAATTGTACGAGTGACTTCACAGATTTTTACTTGCTACCGGTGAGCAGGATCATATTGTATTGATAAGATGtactcatttattattatttttttctcatttattaTTTGATTCTTGTTTTTTGCAGCCaaattttcattcttttactCAAAAATAATTACTGAAACCATTGCATGCTCAGCTATTTCAGGTTTGTGGCTCCCATTTGACTTACTCTCTTTATTTTCTTCCTATTCCTTCCTTAGAGGTACTTTACAACCAAGTGCTTTAATCTCTACCTCAAGTTCTTACCTAACTTCATGAGAGGAATGCTTGCTCCCTAATTACAAGCCTTTCTCCTTTTCCAAACTTGATGAAAGGCTACTCATTGTTCTCTAAACAGCACTTTGGCTACATCCCAGGAGTGTATGTGT
This genomic interval carries:
- the LOC142451863 gene encoding small ribosomal subunit protein uS14, translated to MGHQQLYWSHPRKFGQGSRSCRVCSNRHGLIRKYGLNMCRQCFRQYAKDIGFIKLD